The Cohaesibacter intestini genome segment GCCGATGGCATGGGCCCCGGTCGAACAAGCCGTGACCACCGAGTGGTTCGGACCCTTCAGGCCGTTGCGGATGGAAACATAGCCAGAGGCCAGGTTGATCAGGCGACCGGGAATGAAGAACGGACTGATCCGGCGAGGCCCCTTCTCCTGCAGATCGTAGGCAGCGGCTTCTATTCCCAACAGGCCGCCAATGCCGGACCCGATCACCACTCCGGTTGCGATCTGGTCTTCATAGCTTTCCGGCTTCCAATTGGCATCAGCCAACGCTTCTTCTGCTGCAGCAATTGCATAAACGATGAAAGGATCGACCTTGCGCTGTTCTTTCGGAGGCATGACAGTATCAGGATTGAAAGTGCCATTGGTACCATCCCCAAATGGCAGCTGGCAGGCAATTTGACAGGCCAGATCTTCGAACTCGAAGCCAGCAACGCGCTTTGCACCACTTTTCCCCGCCAGAATATTGGACCACGTCGTTTCCACATTGGCACCCAACGGGCTCACGGTTCCCAAACCGGTTACGACAACTCGTCTCATCCTTAGTCTCCGATCCTTTTGTTCGTGATCTCGCCTCATCGGGAACAGAACCGGTGGCGAGTGTTATTTCACAATCTATTAGCGCAAAAAAACGCAGAAGTAAGCCTTTTTCGACACTTATTCCAGTTGGACACACACCCTTGAACGCCCTCAGCCCCCCTCCAGCAGGCAACACAATGCAGCAAGCACAGCTTTCTGCAACCCGGTTATACACTTCCCCCTACAGAAAATCACACAAGATCCCTTGAACCCTTTTAAAGCTGTAGGGCAACAAATCTGATTCCTCCCGATACAAAAAAACCGGAAGGAGCATGCGCACCTTCCGGTTTTCAATCCAATTGATCCCGATCTCAGCGATCAGGTCCAACCAAAGCCATTAGCCAGCAGCTTTGGTCAGGAAGGAGACAGCGTCGCCAACGGTCTGGATGGTTTCAGCAGCATCGTCTGGAATTTCGGTGCCGAATTCTTCTTCGAAAGCCATAACCAGCTCAACGGTGTCCAGGCTGTCTGCACCCAGATCGTCGATGAAGCTTGCAGTGTCGGTCACTTTTTCAGCTTCTACACCGAGATGTTCGATCACGATTTTTTTTACGCGTTCAGCGATATCGCTCATGTTTCTTCCTCAAATTTGTCAATCGATCTAAAGCTCCACCTGATCGCATTTCATGTTTTTTGCGTCAGGACAGCGCCTTGTTTCATTGGCTTATGGCTTCTCGACTGACAAAAGTCTTGCGAGAGAGCCCCGGTGGGAAAAAAGTCCTGAGAGGCAAAACCTGACAAAACTTTCCCGATTGCGTACACCGCCAACTGGCCCACAGGATCGAAAAGATCAATTGTCGCGAGCACCTGGCCGTCAAACCACTTCCAAATCGGCCAAAACCCTTGGCTTACCCCGGAATTCGCGCGGTTCGTAACACACTTTCTTGCGCTTGAGAAGCTCTGTATTTGCTCTAAGAGCCAAAAGTCCCGATCATCCCAAGTCTTTTTCAGGGCAGAAGGCTATCAAACAAGGGACAGATCAACCAATCCCCTTCTTCCCCGATGCATTCCGATTCCATGCCATACATGATGTGAACCGGGATGCAAAAATAGCAATAGAGAAGACCGATTCCTAAGCAATTTGCCCGGACCGGTCTTCTTTCAGATCATAGCCATGCCGCCATTGACATGCAGGGTCTGACCCGTGATGTAGGCCGCTTCTTCGCTGGCAAGATACACCGCCGCTGCAGCAATTTCTTCTGGCGTGCCCATCCGGGACGCCGGAATGGAAGCATTGATGGCTTCCTGCTGTTTCTCGTTCAGCTTATCGGTCATTGCCGTCTTGATGAAGCCCGGCGCAATGCAGTTGGCCGTGATGCCACGGTTGGCAACTTCCTGCGCCAAAGATTTGGTCATGCCGATCATGCCGGCCTTGGCAGCCGCATAATTGCCCTGACCCGCATTGCCAGTCACGCCAACAATCGAGGTGATACCGATGATGCGGCCATTGCGGCGCTTCATCATGCCGCGCAGCACCGCGCGTGACAGACGCATTGCAGAAGTCAGATTGACGTTGAGCACCTGCTCCCAGTCTTCGTCCTTCATACGCATGAACAAACCGTCACGGGTAATGCCAGCATTGTTGATCAGAATATCAATCTGGCCCATCGCGCCTTCAGCGTCTTTCACCAGTGAAGCAATCGAATCTGCATCAGACAAGTTGGCTGGCGTAACGAAAACCCGCTCTCCACCCAACTTCTCTGCAACAGATTGGAGCACTTCAACGCGCGTACCGGAAAGAGCAACTGTGGCACCCTGTGCATGCAATGCAGCAGCGATGGATTCGCCAATGCCGCCACTTGCACCGGTCACAAGTGCACATTTCCCGCTCAAATCAAACATTCTCTTCTTCCTCCTGGATCGACCCGCTTGACACCAGATCATCAAGAATACCAGCCAGAAACAACGACTTGAAAGGAGTTCAGAACCAACGCTGCGGTTCTGAACTCCCTGAGACTGGGTCGATCAATCCTGTCTTCCTCTTTTCAAAATGATCTCTCACGACAGGACATGTATGTTTGTTTTTATATGTTTCAAATGGCCTTTAGGCCAATTTCAGCATTGCTGCGTCAATATCAGTCAGTTCGCCAACATTGATGGTTTCAACGCCTCTCGCAATGCGCCGCGCCAGACCGGACAGCACCTTGCCAGCACCAACTTCATAAAGTGTGCTCACGCCGTTGGAAGCCAGCCAGGAGATGGATTCAGACCAGCGCACCATGCCAGTGACCTGCTCGACCAGATGGCGACGAATGGCTTCCGGATCGCTAACCGGACCAGCCAGAACGTTGGCAATCAGCGGAACAACCGGCTGGTTGATGGTCGCCTTGGCCAGAGCCTGAGACATCACGTCAGCAGCAGGGGCCATCAGGGCGCAGTGGAACGGAGCACTCACCGGCAGCAGCAAAGCGCGCTTGGCGCCTTTTTCCCGCGCCAGACGGGTCGCACGCTCAATCGCGGCCTTCACACCGGAGAGAACAACCTGACCGGCGGAGTTGTCGTTGGCAACCTGACAGACTTCACCTTCGGAGGCAGAATCGGCAACTTCTTTGACATCGTCGATGTCCATGCCGATGATCGCAGCCATGGCGCCCTCACCGACAGGCACGGCCTGTTGCATTGCGTCACCACGGATGCGCAGCAAGCGAGCAGTATCGGACAGGCTCAACGCGCCAGAAGCAGCCAGCGCGGAATATTCACCCAGAGAGTGACCGGCAACATAGGAAACCTTGTCAGCCAGAACGAGACCACGTTCTTCAAGCACGCGAAATGCGGCGATGGACGTGGCCATCAGAGCTGGCTGGGCATTGCGGGTCAGGGTCAGCGTCTCGGCCGGACCATTCCACATGATGTCGGACAGCTTTTCACCAAGCGCATCGTCGACTTCTTCAAAAACAGCGCGCGCAACAGAATATTCATCTGCCAGCGCCTTGCCCATGCCGACAGTCTGACTGCCCTGACCAGGGAATGTAAAAGCGATTTTCTTCATTGCGTTTCCAACCTCAAACACCTAAAGGACGCACATTCTTCAACGTACGTTTGTTTACTGACATCCGCCAGCCCTTTTTCATATTGGACAGGGCCGAGCAAGAGACGCTCACCGGATAGGCCTATCGGAATCCAATTGTTCCGCGCGCTTTTCCAGTCACTTTGACGCGTCTGTGACAACCTTCCACGCATTTGGCTTTATTAGACGAAAGAGTCAAGAGCACGCAGCGCGCGCAACGCAAAAACTTGCCAAATTAGACTTTATTCCGGGCTTCACAGCCCCCATCTTCAGTCAAAATTCCACATGACATTACGTAACGTAATCAAATTCACCGCTTTTTACAACAAATGACAATTTACCTGACAAAAGCAGAAGCAACCAGATCAAGAGCGCAGCTTTTCCGAACAACGGGCAGAATCACCCCATTTTTGCCTTGCACATCCCAGATTTTCCGCTATAAAGCGCCAATCAGCTTGGCGAGGCCGAGGGCTGAACGGAAGACTATTGCCTGAATTCCTTGCGGAATCGACCGCATTCAGAGTTTCTGGCTTTGGTAGGGAGCATGTTTCCCGCCTTCCGGTGTCTTCGCTCTATAAAGCGGTTTATTCTCAAAAGAGCCTTGTCTGAGGCTTTTTGGAGGCTTTGCGCCAGCCAGACTGATGAACATTAACTTGATAGACAAGGCAGGAACAATGGCGCTGTACGAGCACGTTTTCCTTGCTCGCCAGGATATTTCTCAGCAGCAGGTTGAGTCTCTGGTAGAGCAATATAAAACCCTGATCACCGAAGCTGGCGGCACCGTCGGCAAGGTTGAATTCTGGGGTCTGCGGTCGATCGCATACCGCATCAACAAAAACCGCAAAGCACACTATGTTCTGATGAACATCGACGCACAATCTGACACCGTTGCTGAAATGGAACGTCAGATGCGCCTCAACGAAGATGTCATGCGTTTCATGACCATTCGCGTTGAAGAACATGAAGAAGATCAGTCTGCAATGATGCAGAAGCGTGATCGTGATGACCGCCGTGGCGGTCCTCGTGGTGATCGCGGTGATCGTCCGGATCGTGGCCCACGTCGTCCACGTCGCGAAGAAGCAGCAGCTGAGTAAGAGGAGCAAGAACCATGTCTGGAGCACGTCGTCCATTTTTCCGTCGTCGCAAAACTTGCCCTTTCTCCGGCGATAATGCACCGAAAATTGATTACAAGGATATCCGTCTTCTGCAGCGCTACATTTCCGAGCGCGGCAAGATTGTTCCTTCCCGTATCACGGCAGTTTCTGCCAAGAAACAGCGTGAGCTGGCCCGTGCCATCAAACGCGCACGTTTCCTTGGCCTCCTGCCATATGTCATCAGCTAATCGCTGAGAGACAGACATTCGCGAAGGACGGATAACCGCCCTTCGCATCTCTCCCTGAGAGAAACAACAATGTGATCGTTGGGGTATGGCATCGCGACCTGCCTCTAACCGCCACCAGAGACCGAACGGTCAGCGGGACAGCAAAAGAATGAACCACTATCTTCCCATCGCCATTGTTGCAGGCTTCTGCACAACCCTTTTGAATATCTCCGGTTATGCCGGTGGTATTTTTGGTATTGGCTTTCTTCTGGTTCTTGCCGCTCCTCTACCGCTGATAATCGCCTCGCTTGGCTGGGGCAACTTTGCCGGTCTTATTGCCGCCCTCACCTCTGGCGTCACCACAGCTTTGATGATCAGCCCGCTGGCCGGTTTGCTGTTTGCGCTTCTGACCAGCCTGCCTGCCTGGTGGATCTGCCATCTTGCCAGCCTGAGCCGCGTCGATGAACACACTGGCGAGGTTTTCTTTTATCCGCTCTCTCGCCTGTTGATGTGGATCGCGGGATTCGCAGCCGTCGCGACGCTGGCCATGTTCGTGCCGTTTGGCTTTAGCCTCGACACCTACATGGATGCCATCTCCACGCTGGTTAAACAGATCTATGACGGCGGTCAGTTCGCCGATGCAGGGGTGGATCTCGACGGTCTGGTGCAGCTGGTTGGCCGCATGGCGCCCACGGCCTCAGCCCTGATGCTGGTCTTCAGCATGGCAGCCAATCTTTATATTGCTGGCAAGGTGGTGCACAAATCAGGTCGGCTTGCCCGCCCGTGGCCGGGCCTGCATTGGCTGACGCTCCCGCCGGTCGGGGCTTATATCTTCCTTGCCGCCCTCATTGGCCTCTTCGTGCTGCCGGACCTGTCAGGCGTCCTGGCGCAGATCGTCGCCTCCTGTTTCGGTGCAGTCCTGTTGCTGGTTGGCCTGTCTGTCATTCACAACATGACGGTCGGAAATCCCTTCCGGGGCGGCGTTCTTTGGGTCACCTATATTCTGCTCATCATCCTTCAGTGGATCAGCTTTTTCGTGGTCATTTTGGGAACCACCGAAGTTTTGCTGGATCTGCGTGCCAGAAGACTGTCCTCCCGATCCAATGATGGACCAGACGGACAGAATGACGATCAGAGCGAGCCGGATTGATCCAATCCGACGCCGCTCACGACAATGAACCGGACCCTCATTCTTATAGAGATTCAGGGATCCAACAAAGACAACAAATTGGGCCTTGCCCGACCACAACAAAGACCGGATCCAATTCCGGTGAATGGAGATCAAAATGGAAGTCATTCTGCTTGAACGCGTTGCCAAGCTTGGCCAGATGGGCGAAATCGTGTCCGTACGTACTGGTTATGCCCGCAACTTCCTGCTGCCTCAGGGCAAAGCCATCCGTGCAACTGACGCCAACAAAAAGCGTTTTGAAGCCGAACGCGCCCAGCTGGAAGCCCGCAACCTCGAAGCAAAATCCGAGGCAGAAGCCCTCAAAGAGCGCATTGGCGAGAAAACGGTCATCATCATCCGCGCCGCGTCCGAAACCGGCCAGATGTATGGCTCCGTTTCCCCACGCGATCTGGCAGATGCCCTGACCGAAGAAGGCGTTTCCATCAGCCGTACCCAGATTTCTCTGGAGCGTCCGATCAAATCCATCGGCATGCACGCTGTCACCGTCATTCTGCATCCAGAAGTCGAGCTGACTGTTTCCGCCAACGTTGCCCGTTCCATGGACGAAGCAGAACGTCAGGCTGCTGGCGAAGATCTGTCCCGCACCGAGCGTGACGAAGACAACTTCGAGTTTGAAGAAGATCTGGAACTCGACGAAGAGCTGCTGGAAGAAATTGAAGGCGAAGAAGAAGCAGAAGAAGCTTCTGAAGAAGCCGCTGCAGAAGACGAAGAATAAGATCGCGTCCGACGCACTGCGATACGGATATCCCCGTATCGTCCACAAGCTATCAAGGCCCGGCCCACAAGCCGGGCCTTTTTGCATGTTACGCTATCGGCAGGCCATCGGGAGGTAAATTCGCCCCGATCATACTGTCAATTCGGTCTAGAAACGATTCTCTCTTACGTGAATCAAATCGAATCAGAGTCCAGCAAAAAAGGGCGGCGAAAAATTTCGTCTGTTGATTGCCGTGAATCATCTATCAGACGCTTCAATTTGCATCCGACCTGTGTCTAGTTAGATAACCACTTGAGCAATGAGGCACGAAAAACATGGAAATGGCCGCCAAGCGCGACGGCGATGAGCCGACCCTTGCCCGTCAGGCACCGCACAATCTGGAAGCTGAACAACAGCTGCTGGGGGCGATTCTGGTCAACAACCAGACCTATGACAGGGTAGAGTCCTTCCTCAAGCCGCACCATTTCTTTGACCCGAATCTGCGTGAAATCTATGAAAAGGCCTCGATGCTGATCCGGGCGGGCAAGATCGCCTCTCCAGTGACGCTCAAGACCTTTTTCCCCGCTGATCACATGGTCGCGGAAATGCCGGTTGATATTTATCTGCTGCGTCTTGCCTCTCAGGCCACCTCGATCATCAATGCCGAGGATTTCGGTTTGCTGATCATGGATCTGGCGACCCGCCGCGATCTGATCGAGATCGGCACCGACGTGGTCAATGTCGCCTTTGATGCCCCGATTGACACCCCGCCCAAGCAACAGATCGAAGACGCCGAAAAGCGTCTGTTCGAGCTGGCAGAAACCGGTGGTGACAAGGGCGGGTTCGTTACCTTCGCCACCGCCGCGACCGAAGCCATCGAGATGGCCGAAGCCGCCTACAAGCGCGACGGCCAGTTGTCGGGCATTTCTACCGGCCTGAAGGATCTCGACCAGAAGATGGGCGGCTTGCAGCATTCGGATTTGATCATTCTTGCTGCCCGTCCCGCGATGGGCAAAACCTCGCTTGTGACCAACATCGCCTACAATGTCGCCAGCGCCTATCGCGCCGAAGAGCAAAAAGACGGCTCTTTGAAAACCATCAATGGCGGCGTCGTTGGCTTTTTCTCACTCGAGATGTCCGCCGAACAGCTCGCAACCCGTGTGATTGCCGAGCAGGCGATGGTCTCCTCTGAAAAGATCCGTCGTGGTAAAGTCGATCAGGACGAATTTGCCCGCATCGCCCACAAGGCGCAGGAAATGCAGATCACACCGTTGCATATTGACCAGACCGGTGGCATCTCCATCGCCCAGCTGGCCGCTCGCGCCCGGCGCCTCAAGCGCCAGAAGGGCCTCGACCTGCTGATCATCGACTATTTGCAG includes the following:
- a CDS encoding acyl carrier protein; the encoded protein is MSDIAERVKKIVIEHLGVEAEKVTDTASFIDDLGADSLDTVELVMAFEEEFGTEIPDDAAETIQTVGDAVSFLTKAAG
- the fabG gene encoding 3-oxoacyl-[acyl-carrier-protein] reductase codes for the protein MFDLSGKCALVTGASGGIGESIAAALHAQGATVALSGTRVEVLQSVAEKLGGERVFVTPANLSDADSIASLVKDAEGAMGQIDILINNAGITRDGLFMRMKDEDWEQVLNVNLTSAMRLSRAVLRGMMKRRNGRIIGITSIVGVTGNAGQGNYAAAKAGMIGMTKSLAQEVANRGITANCIAPGFIKTAMTDKLNEKQQEAINASIPASRMGTPEEIAAAAVYLASEEAAYITGQTLHVNGGMAMI
- the fabD gene encoding ACP S-malonyltransferase; this encodes MKKIAFTFPGQGSQTVGMGKALADEYSVARAVFEEVDDALGEKLSDIMWNGPAETLTLTRNAQPALMATSIAAFRVLEERGLVLADKVSYVAGHSLGEYSALAASGALSLSDTARLLRIRGDAMQQAVPVGEGAMAAIIGMDIDDVKEVADSASEGEVCQVANDNSAGQVVLSGVKAAIERATRLAREKGAKRALLLPVSAPFHCALMAPAADVMSQALAKATINQPVVPLIANVLAGPVSDPEAIRRHLVEQVTGMVRWSESISWLASNGVSTLYEVGAGKVLSGLARRIARGVETINVGELTDIDAAMLKLA
- the rpsF gene encoding 30S ribosomal protein S6, encoding MALYEHVFLARQDISQQQVESLVEQYKTLITEAGGTVGKVEFWGLRSIAYRINKNRKAHYVLMNIDAQSDTVAEMERQMRLNEDVMRFMTIRVEEHEEDQSAMMQKRDRDDRRGGPRGDRGDRPDRGPRRPRREEAAAE
- the rpsR gene encoding 30S ribosomal protein S18; the encoded protein is MSGARRPFFRRRKTCPFSGDNAPKIDYKDIRLLQRYISERGKIVPSRITAVSAKKQRELARAIKRARFLGLLPYVIS
- a CDS encoding DUF2232 domain-containing protein, yielding MNHYLPIAIVAGFCTTLLNISGYAGGIFGIGFLLVLAAPLPLIIASLGWGNFAGLIAALTSGVTTALMISPLAGLLFALLTSLPAWWICHLASLSRVDEHTGEVFFYPLSRLLMWIAGFAAVATLAMFVPFGFSLDTYMDAISTLVKQIYDGGQFADAGVDLDGLVQLVGRMAPTASALMLVFSMAANLYIAGKVVHKSGRLARPWPGLHWLTLPPVGAYIFLAALIGLFVLPDLSGVLAQIVASCFGAVLLLVGLSVIHNMTVGNPFRGGVLWVTYILLIILQWISFFVVILGTTEVLLDLRARRLSSRSNDGPDGQNDDQSEPD
- the rplI gene encoding 50S ribosomal protein L9, encoding MEVILLERVAKLGQMGEIVSVRTGYARNFLLPQGKAIRATDANKKRFEAERAQLEARNLEAKSEAEALKERIGEKTVIIIRAASETGQMYGSVSPRDLADALTEEGVSISRTQISLERPIKSIGMHAVTVILHPEVELTVSANVARSMDEAERQAAGEDLSRTERDEDNFEFEEDLELDEELLEEIEGEEEAEEASEEAAAEDEE
- a CDS encoding replicative DNA helicase, whose protein sequence is MEMAAKRDGDEPTLARQAPHNLEAEQQLLGAILVNNQTYDRVESFLKPHHFFDPNLREIYEKASMLIRAGKIASPVTLKTFFPADHMVAEMPVDIYLLRLASQATSIINAEDFGLLIMDLATRRDLIEIGTDVVNVAFDAPIDTPPKQQIEDAEKRLFELAETGGDKGGFVTFATAATEAIEMAEAAYKRDGQLSGISTGLKDLDQKMGGLQHSDLIILAARPAMGKTSLVTNIAYNVASAYRAEEQKDGSLKTINGGVVGFFSLEMSAEQLATRVIAEQAMVSSEKIRRGKVDQDEFARIAHKAQEMQITPLHIDQTGGISIAQLAARARRLKRQKGLDLLIIDYLQLLSGSSSKASQGRVQEITEITTGLKALAKELAVPVIALSQLSRQVEARDDKRPQLADLRESGSIEQDADVVMFIYREEYYLERMEPKPGTEEHFTWQAEMDRAMGKAEILIAKQRHGPTGSVPVAFQREFTRFSDLAREDYLPDTYE